The genomic stretch ggcggcgaCGCCTGCCACACCCACTCCCCCAAGGCCGGCCAGGGCATGAACACTGCCTTCCTCGAcgccctcaacctcgcctGGAAGATCCACGCCGTCGAGGGCGGCCTCGCCCACAAGTCCATCCTCGAGACCTACGAGCCCGAGCGCAAGGACGTCGCCGAGACTCTTTTGTCTTTCGACAACAAGTACGCCAAGCTCTTCTCCCAgcgccccccctcctccaacgaggtcgccgccgccacggCCCAGAAGGCCTCCTCCGGCGCCGAGGAAAACGAATTCATCAAGACCTTCAAGGAGTCCTGCTCTTTCACTTCCGGCTACGGCGTAGCCTACAAGGCCAACCAGCTCAACTGGTCCCCCGAGCACCCGGCCCAATCCCACGTCATCGCCAAGTCTGACGCCCTGGTCCCCGGCCGCCTCTTCAGGAACGCCGACGTCACCCGCGTCGTCGACGCCAACGTCGTCCATCTGGAGCAGGAGATCCCCCTCAACGGCGCCTTCcgcctcttcgtcttcgccGGCAAGCCCTCCGTCACGGGCCAAGCCCTCAAGGACTTCGCCGCCGGCCTCGCCAAGAAGAACAGCTTCTACTCTGCCTACCAGCGCGCCGATATCGACTCTGTCTCTCACCACGAGAGGCACAACCCCCACTCCAAGTTCTTCACCATCTGCACTGTCTTTGCCGCCAAGAGGAACGAGATTGAGATTAGCCGGGACTTGCCTGCGCTGCTGGCGAGGTACAAGGACAATGTTTATGCTGATGATCGGTGGTCGAGGAATTTCCCTGACGCGAAGGCGATGGCGCATGCGAAgatggggttggatgaggaaaggggtggggttgtggtCGTTAGGCCGGATGGGTAcactggtgttgttgttgcgctggaggaggggagcgcGACAGTGGACGCGCTGAATGCGTACTTTGGAGCTTTTGCGAGCAAAAAGTTGGGGGAGGCGCAGGCTCAGCTTTGACTAGGGAGTAGgttgtgaaggagggggaaaagaaaggggTAGCCATGGGAATAAggagtttttttttagttttttttttggcttttttttggttttgggaaTAATGAGGGATCAATCACAACTTGAAAGATTTTGAAAGGGGGATTCTCTTTTTGAGAGAGGGGGATCTGCTGGGATATTTCGCATTGTATAaatacatatatatatatatatagcaTCATCTCATGAGTTGTTCTGTTTAGGTTTCTTTTGGTATATAAGTGTTCAAAAACTCTTTGTTATTCGTCTTGAAATGTGATGGGGTTTATAGGTACACACATCAATTTGCTTCCTAACATACACCAGATATATACCAGTTTCCTTTTTTCCCCATCCATATTTACCTTGTTGAATACCCCCCCGCCCCTTATTAAACGCCGCCACTTTCCCACACCCTCGTCATTATGCATACAAAACCATCATTACCCCCTTGGTTCCTCACCCGAAAACCAAACtaacctccatctccctacAAACAGTCCTCCacagctcctccctctcctcccccttcccctttgccttccccccttcctccttctccttctccttccccttctcctcctcatccacccgtCTCCAAACCTCACCCACAACCTCCCACGCCCTTCCAATATTCCTCATCCCCTGCCTTCGTTCCACCTTCTCGaacgcctccctcgccaactccctatccctcccctcccccgcctcacAAGCAGCCACAAACAACGGCCAAAGCAAAGCCGACATCGGCCCCCTATGCCCAACAGTGGCCACACAATTCTTCAGCGTCAACCTCGTGTGCCTCCTCACAAGCCCATGCCCCCTCCCATACCCGAGAATGGTCCGATACAAGTAAAGCAAAGAAGCATGCCGGTACGCAAGCGAGTTGTGGTATATGCTTGGGATATTACTCGACTTCCCCCTGCTAGCCACAACAGGCACCGGGTCCGCTTCTGGATCATCATTCCCCTCCGGAGGCGTAAAGTCAGCAGGCAGCTGCGGCTGCCAGTTGTTCAACGCTGCCTCGATCGCCTGTGCCGTGGAGCTGAATTCTGTTCTCAAGACGGCAATCTTTGTcggggaggagttggacgAGATGGCGTGGTCGAGGGAggatttgagggaggagaggccgGAGAGTCGGTGGATGATGGGCCAGAGGGTGGTTGACATGCCGAGTAGAGTGTCAATGTTGCTCAGCGGGGAGGTGGGCGTCGCGCCgatgggggagaaggggagcaGGCCGcccggggagggggtggtgctgatcggggaggtgttgtttgACAAAGCAGTGATCACGTCGTAGAACCGAAAGGCTCTCTCGAGAAAGACGCCTGCCGGGTCGAGCAGGTCGTCGGTGCTGCACATTATTGTCAGGGCGCCCTTTAGGTGGCCGGCTACGATGTTGGAGCGGCCTTTTTGGACGAGCTAGCATGCAGGGTGTCAGCACTGATCTGGAGGTTCCAAGACGTTGCGGTTGAGCTTACGCATTCATAATACACAAGCAGCATTATGGCCGCCAGAATGTCCGTCCTGTtggccttttccttttgcgCAATCATCTGCGCCACGCCCTGTATGGCCTGGTTGTGAAAGTAAAGAGACTTTTCCGAGTTCTCAATCCCGCGATACTCGAGGTGAGCGCACGAAAGCGCAAGGATCGAGTTGAGCACCGGTGGGCTCTTGCGTGTGAGCGGGAGTATCAATTGCTGGAACGGATTGCCCGTCTCCTCGCGAAAGACGATGAGATGTGACAAGACGTTGCAAAAGTGATCGATCAGCGCCCTGCGGTTCGGACGCTCGGTGAACTCGGTAAAGGCGGGGGCGTGAAACTCTTGAAGCGGCGACGCTACAGAACATGGCGCAATCATGGCCAGGTCAGGAGGCGCCTTCGATGCAGCCCGTGGTGATATCGGCCCGGCGGCAGGTGAGGCCCCTTCATCGTCAGCGGGGGCATCGGCCTCCGGGCTTCCTCCGTTTGGCGATTCTTGCGGGTCCTGGTTGGGGTAGTCGTCCAAGATGTCGATGGGAGGGTACTCGCCGAGGGAGAAATGAGTGTTGAAGATAACAGCTGGCGGCTCCCCGTAACGCGTCAAGTCTTGTCCACGGTTCTCGACACCCCAACCGAGATAACTAGAGTTGTGACTGTAATAGCTGAGTTCAGATAGTCGTCGAGCTCCTGAGTAGTGTTCGGAAGATGTACCCGCTGCCGTGTGCGGCGCAGATTCACGTCGTTTTCGCTGTCTTGGTTTCACAGTCCCGTACACACACTCAACACCTTGCTCTGAGCAACGCGAGCAGGTCGGCCGTTTCTCGTCgcacttcttcttctgtcAAGGCTATTAGAAACACAGTCTGCCCAAAGACTGTAGGGCAACCAGACAAACCTTCTCTTTGCTGCATTGGAGTCAGAAAAACATATCAAACCAAGTAGCAGCTGTGTCAAGCAGGCAATGTGGGAACTCACCAGAATGTACAACCTATATCCCAAACATATCTTGTTAGCTGTCTGATGTGAGGGGCAAGTTAAGAATGCATTGTTCTTACCTCCTCTTGACCGCCTCTTGGGTGGCTTTGGAGGCGCCAGTCGCGTGTACAGCAACATTCTCACACGTTCCTCTCCTGAATCCGAGTTGACAGCTTTGGTCGTCGTTTCTTGGTGAGTACAAATAGGCTCCTGTTTATCCCATTGGGCATGGTCTGCAGGAGAAAAGGTAGGCCAGGGCGTCTAGCCCTCTTCCTTCCTCAGTGACGCGACGTGGATACGCGGGAAGTGTTGCTGAAGCTCTGGGGCTGAAGAGGTTGGCGTTGGAGTTGAGACGAGGACGATATGAGTAGAGAGCGTGATGTGATATGGTCACGTAGTCTGTACGACCAGACCGGGTGGCAACCCCTTTTTCAAGTATCAGAGGTGTGGATAATGGAAAACAGGAGGTAATAATGTACCAAGAAACTAAGCCCGTTTAAATTGAGCCAAAGGACCGAACGAGCGTGCGCCGGTCAGCTGAACACGCCGGCTCGCACACGATGAAGCTCTCTCGGTGTGAAGCTCCGGgcttgaagaagagaagCGAGCGCGCAGACTGACAACACTTTCCAAGTGCTCTTTAGCAGGGTACTGGATACCCAAGCGAGGCCTTTCAAATGCCGTCTCGGCAAAGTAGCATTCTGGATGCCAGGCGTTGCACTGGCGATGGCAGTGTGGAGGAAAACGTGCGGGGTCTGGGGAACGGCTGACCGGGCCGTTGTTAGGCCATCGCTGGCGCCGCGACTGATCTGGGTCTATCGCCGGCCTGTCAGTGCTTGTTTCTGCCCAGAATATCAAAGTGGCAATCCTCGCTAACCATCTTGTTTTCCTTTCCCTGGAAGGCTTCGAACCAACGTCACTTGTTGTATGTATATGATgaaaccaccatcccccaagGGCATGACTTGCGACGCTTTGGGGAGGACCGAGGTTTCTTCAGCACAGGGCACAGGGGCATGGGTACATGTACAGAGCGAGCTGAAGCTGAGTTCCTGTCACCTCATGAACCGGATGTCGTCGGCATGGCCGCATGAACGCATCGGAACTATATTCAAAATTTCCTCAACGGGCCGTCCAGTCTGCTGGGATGGACCCCAGACACGCAGTCGACCCAGGAGGCTAAGAAGGAAacggatgatgatgtcgggGGCCAGGGCAGAAGAAACATCGGTGTCAACGGATCGCAACGTCTTTCGGCGCCGCAACCGATGTTAGTGGCTCTGAGGTAGCATACGGCAGTCCGCCACGTCGTATCAAGCCGCCGTCGGTTGTCTTGGGTGCGCAACAATGAGCTCGAGCGCTCTCAGTGGTCCTCCGCATTTATCGATGGCCATGGTCATTTACAAGATCTGCCATGGCGCGCAGaagcgaggaggagccggTCATGCCATGCTATTCGTGAACGGCTCTCTTGATCCAAACATTTGACCACCATTTGCCGTAGGAGGGCTTGCTccgggagaaggagaagccgaTGGTGCTTACGTGCCCCAAAGGGGGGCTGACCGCTGTACCAATTCATCGAGATGGCGTTTTCTGTAGCTCGGTGTGTAGCAGAGATGTGACCAAGCAATATGCACTTTTCAGCCCTGGACGTCTTCCCGCAAAGATGTAAGTCGGTGCCTGGCTGCCTGCATTGTGAATATCGGATTTTTGAACAGAAAACTGCGTAATGACAGGTTCGTTGACTTGTTACTTCAGAGATCGAAATAATTGTGTGTGGGTGAGAGGGATGAGGGGATGAGTGATGTGCTGTGTGGCCCGAGCTCTCACTCCGCAAAAGGTCATGTAAAAGAAAGCCCCTCCCATTGGCTCAGAGAAGATCAACAGCTGGCCGTTGGGAATGACGGCTGGCTGCCGACCTGCACAAGGTGCCACGAAATTCCCCGGGTTCCGCTTCAACCTCATCCTTCCTGGTCAGTCCAAGAGGAGGCTTGCAGACGACTAAACCACACGCGCACTCGTGAAACAGAGTCACCAGCCAGCTGTTGGGATCTTCTGGGATGCGGCACCGCCCCACCAAGAATGCCGTTCAAAATCAAATAGGAAGGACAGCCTGCTAACGACGAAGCCAAGGTAAAAAAATTACGAAGGAATATTCCAGATAAGCGCTTACTATCCTCACAGCGTTGCGATATTGTCCATGCCCGCATACCGCCAGTGGAGAACTGCTCGGAGAAGCCGCCTTTTCTGGTGACCTCGTCGCCAGACCAGCCTCTCCATGACACAAAAGACCTAGGGCCTGCCGAGAAGACTCGGTCAAGTGCCAGGATTTCCAGAGCAGCAGAGGCAGCCGCCCTCATGCTTCTGGGAGGTCTCGAGGTCTGAAGGCTGGCCATTTATAGGTCCTGTTCATCCGTCGAGGGCATACCGATTACCCCGCCTCGAGCCTACATGGGCAGCGGGTGTGTTCTGCAGTTGGACCGCACACGGCCCAGCCATGGCGACGGACTATTGGTTGCCTCGTGCTGACCCGGTCGCATCGGCGCAGTCGTCTTGCGGAATCAGCAGCATATCGCAACCCTACCATTGCAAAAGATGCCACacccttccctctctcttcttccctcaAGCTCCCTCGACCCGGATGGGGGCCGTAGTCGGCCTTACTATCAGGCCAATGGAATCCCCGCGATCAATGGCAAGACGAAAGTTTGCTCGTCGTTGGGGGCACAGGCTCTGTGTTGGGCTCATGGAAGACGCGGAAGAGAGTGAAAAGAGGGGCTCCTGCGATATCTGCTCGTCGTGTCGCCATCAGATTGAGAGCGATGACCCCCCCTGACACTCATGGCGATCCTACCCAGAGGTCTGGGCCCATCGTCCTGTCCGCGGCCATTTGCTCTTGGTCCCTTTACATACGAACAAGTTGCAACCCAATAAACACTATCCCGTCAGACAAGTCAGACAGCAGCAGTCAGCGTGACAAGCAAAGGTTACCTTGATGTTCCTCGCcgtctccttctcagccCTACTGCATCCCAcgttttccccctccccctgtGAGAGATGTCGTAAACCACCCCCCGGCCCCAAGCTCTAGGTCCCGATAGTGGCGCCCTGCACCTGTCCGTACACTCAGCTCAGCCCCCTCAAGGAACAAAAGCAGCTGCCTGCCCGATTCCCAATCACATCTAGATCACTCCcaaacacccccaacccaaatcTGAGATTTGGATCGTTTTTTTGCGACACGGTGACCAGAACCCTCCGACCAGACGGCGACAAGCGTGCCTTTTGAGACGGCATAATCCTTCTCGAAGACTCGCGTTACACTCACACAAGAAGCATCCTGACGGCGCCATTTAAATTACCCCGGCCTGAAACCAATTGGTTGAAACATACGGGTCGGCTACACAGCACAGCaaagcagccagcagccagcagcaagcagcagtCAGCAGCGGGCCGGAATAACAATCAATTCAAAGACACCCGGGCCATAGAGTCACAAGGATTGTGAAGGGAAGTAGTTGAAAAGGCGCCACGATGCGCGGCCAAGGCCTTTGGGAGTGCACCTCTTGTGTGGTACTGACCTTTTCGGCGCTGCTGGGGCAGGATGTTCTGGTCTCAGCGTCACACATGGGGAGAAACCCACTGCAGCAGATCCAACAATTGCAACAGCAGAGGAGGGATGCCGATGTCGTTCACAGGGTTCCAAAGGCCCAAATTACACCCCCACCGGTGGTGCGAGGCGATGTGTTACGGAGGCTGGAGGGTGCGACTTGCGCCACAGAACACCATATGTGCCCCCCGGAGATGAATGGCGGCTGCTGTCCAGATCGATATGCGTGTGCATTTGACTCGTGTTATGCGACTACAGCTGGGCCCACGACGGCATGTGGGAAGGCAAATTATTTTGTGTGTGCTGATTCTGCACGTGAGTAATAAACCGGCGCCAGTGAAGCTCAGGGGGTGTAATGCTAACATGGTATGATAGTTGGGGGATGCTGTCCAGTTGGATATATCTGCGGAGAAAGAAAATGCGAGCCACCTGCTGACGCCAGCGCTCAAGAGACCAACTGTCCAGCAAGCTACACCTTGTGCCCAGCAAGTGCCAGTTTTGGGTGTTGCAAAGAAGGCTACGCATGTGCAATCAATGGCTGTTACAAGACCGAACCGTACGGTACGACTGTCGTCCGAACATTTACATCGACTTCCAGCGGATCAGTCCTCCTCACGACTGCGACTATCACCAGTACTGCCACACCATCAGCTCCGGTAGGTGTGCCTGCCTCGGAAAATGCCAAGACAGTGGTCAAGTTCATCCCAACCTCGGTCCCCAAGATTGCGGCGATTCAGCCAACCGAGCCGGCGAGTGGCGGTGGGCTCAGCGGAGGGGCCATCGGTGGTATTGTGGCCGGAATAGTGATCTTgcttgtcgtcgttgttgccGCCGCATTCTTCATCATCCGACGTGTGAACAAGGTCCGTGATGAGATCGTCGAGTCAAAGAAGGGGGGATCAGACATGCCAAA from Podospora pseudopauciseta strain CBS 411.78 chromosome 3, whole genome shotgun sequence encodes the following:
- a CDS encoding hypothetical protein (COG:C; COG:H; EggNog:ENOG503NWY8) is translated as MASEQKQHPSPNHYDIVIVGAGPVGLMLSTCLARWGYKIKHIDNRPEPTATGRADGIQPRSLDLLRNMGLKSAIMAHKPARVYEVAFWDPPTGGKGIARTGTWASCPDFIDARYPFTTLLHQGLIERAFIADLEKNNTTVQRPWTITGFTSDEQADPEYPVSVELQHVDGTFKESVKAKYLFGGEGARSFVRDQLKIGITHKDPIAYVWGVMDGVVKTDFPDIKMKCTIHSEHGSIMVIPREDNMVRLYIQIASSTDPDFNPRKTATVEEVQASAKRILQPYSIEWERVEWYSVYPIGQGISDKYTLDHRVFLGGDACHTHSPKAGQGMNTAFLDALNLAWKIHAVEGGLAHKSILETYEPERKDVAETLLSFDNKYAKLFSQRPPSSNEVAAATAQKASSGAEENEFIKTFKESCSFTSGYGVAYKANQLNWSPEHPAQSHVIAKSDALVPGRLFRNADVTRVVDANVVHLEQEIPLNGAFRLFVFAGKPSVTGQALKDFAAGLAKKNSFYSAYQRADIDSVSHHERHNPHSKFFTICTVFAAKRNEIEISRDLPALLARYKDNVYADDRWSRNFPDAKAMAHAKMGLDEERGGVVVVRPDGYTGVVVALEEGSATVDALNAYFGAFASKKLGEAQAQL
- a CDS encoding hypothetical protein (COG:S; EggNog:ENOG503NZ05): MPNGINRSLFVLTKKRRPKLSTRIQERNNVAVHATGASKATQEAVKRRLYILKKKCDEKRPTCSRCSEQGVECVYGTVKPRQRKRRESAPHTAAGTSSEHYSGARRLSELSYYSHNSSYLGWGVENRGQDLTRYGEPPAVIFNTHFSLGEYPPIDILDDYPNQDPQESPNGGSPEADAPADDEGASPAAGPISPRAASKAPPDLAMIAPCSVASPLQEFHAPAFTEFTERPNRRALIDHFCNVLSHLIVFREETGNPFQQLILPLTRKSPPVLNSILALSCAHLEYRGIENSEKSLYFHNQAIQGVAQMIAQKEKANRTDILAAIMLLVYYECLVQKGRSNIVAGHLKGALTIMCSTDDLLDPAGVFLERAFRFYDVITALSNNTSPISTTPSPGGLLPFSPIGATPTSPLSNIDTLLGMSTTLWPIIHRLSGLSSLKSSLDHAISSNSSPTKIAVLRTEFSSTAQAIEAALNNWQPQLPADFTPPEGNDDPEADPVPVVASRGKSSNIPSIYHNSLAYRHASLLYLYRTILGYGRGHGLVRRHTRLTLKNCVATVGHRGPMSALLWPLFVAACEAGEGRDRELAREAFEKVERRQGMRNIGRAWEVVGEVWRRVDEEEKGKEKEKEEGGKAKGKGEEREELWRTVCREMEVSLVFG
- a CDS encoding hypothetical protein (EggNog:ENOG503P4TP) yields the protein MRGQGLWECTSCVVLTFSALLGQDVLVSASHMGRNPLQQIQQLQQQRRDADVVHRVPKAQITPPPVVRGDVLRRLEGATCATEHHMCPPEMNGGCCPDRYACAFDSCYATTAGPTTACGKANYFVCADSALGGCCPVGYICGERKCEPPADASAQETNCPASYTLCPASASFGCCKEGYACAINGCYKTEPYGTTVVRTFTSTSSGSVLLTTATITSTATPSAPVGVPASENAKTVVKFIPTSVPKIAAIQPTEPASGGGLSGGAIGGIVAGIVILLVVVVAAAFFIIRRVNKVRDEIVESKKGGSDMPKSHSKTASQVHQMEVDGGQLHYNPPYEDDIGIDSLIQSNTSAAGTPAPFYDPNSNNRGRSESNPAGGFTPSPNMFPTYDEPNRSRHASPEPDPGWFDSGNVPPGAGVQNNQPMRPAPIRQSSGSQGDAYSNYQYTQYTPYSHNRNQSDASELSADGGSDRGGASPHIIPELAASGGFAAELPGQHGVRSRSSSNTSARGQYRNHPMHHSRQRSDSNMSDGQQGVPQGGAQGLGLSPLDEEGTDIHGYYGRRDQQAGQTAAGLGEVEWDMSSPVDPGYVPRPYPKDQPGGGR